From Coffea arabica cultivar ET-39 chromosome 9c, Coffea Arabica ET-39 HiFi, whole genome shotgun sequence, one genomic window encodes:
- the LOC113708491 gene encoding phosphoenolpyruvate carboxylase kinase 2-like gives MHPKGFPGEFLDDGQLISGVVGAHYYVASEVVAVRHYDEKVDVWSGAPEIVEAVPRANERFPTTVFNSLSPEVKDLLRIMRSKDVSRRFSDEQVLSKYGCADFILDVLI, from the exons ATGCATCCTAAAGGTTTTCCTGGGG AATTCCTTGATGATGGACAACTAATATCTGGAGTAGTGGGGGCTCATTATTATGTGGCCTCTGAGGTGGTAGCTGTTAGACATTATGATGAAAAGGTTGATGTGTGGAGTGGTG CCCCAGAGATTGTTGAGGCTGTTCCCAGGGCAAATGAGAGGTTTCCTACGACGGTGTTCAATTCACTATCTCCAGAAGTCAAGGATTTGCTTAGAATAATGCGTAGCAAAGATGTTAGCAGAAGATTTTCCGATGAGCAAGTACTCAGTAAGTATGGATGTGCTGATTTTATTCTGGATGTCCTCATTTAA
- the LOC113708951 gene encoding glycerol-3-phosphate acyltransferase 9-like isoform X2 — translation MSKMKASSSELDLDRPNIEDYLPSGSIQEPHGKLRLRDLLDISPTLTEAAGAIVDDSFTRCFKSIPSEPWNWNIYLFPLWVIVLTVGWIIFLSCYIPVHLLLKGHDKLRKKLERCLVELICSFFVASWTGVVKYHGPRPSIRPKQVFVANHTSMIDFIILEQMTAFAVIMQKHPGWVGLLQSTILESVGCIWFNRSEAKDREIVARKLREHVEGPDNNPLLIFPEGTCVNNHYTVMFKKGAFELGCTVCPIAIKYNKIFVDAFWNSRKQSFTMHLLQLMTSWAVVCDVWYLEPQNLKPGETPIEFAERVRDIISVRAGLKKVPWDGYLKYSRPSPKHRERKQQSFAESVLRRLEEK, via the exons atGAGTAAAATGAAAGCTTCGAGCTCGGAATTGGATTTGGATCGACCAAATATCGAGGACTATCTGCCCTCTGGATCCATCCAGGAACCTCACGGCAAACTTCGCCT gcgTGATTTGCTCGACATTTCCCCTACCCTCACTGAGGCCGCTGGTGCCATTGTTGAT GACTCCTTCACACGATGTTTCAAGTCGATTCCTTCAGAACCATGGAACTGGAATATATATCTCTTTCCTTTGTG GGTAATCGTGTTGACAGTAGGATGGATAATATTTCTCTCATGCTATATTCCAGTGCATTTGCTATTGAAAGGGCATGACAAGTTGAGAAAAAAATTGGAG AGGTGTCTTGTGGAGTTGATTTGCAGTTTCTTTGTGGCATCATGGACTGGGGTTGTCAAATATCATGGTCCACGTCCTAGCATCCGGCCTAAGCAA GTATTTGTAGCAAATCATACATCAATGATTGATTTCATTATTCTGGAACAGATGACTGCATTTGCTGTAATTATGCAGAAGCATCCAGGGTGGGTTG GGTTATTGCAAAGCACTATTTTAGAAAGTGTTGGATGCATCTGGTTCAACCGTTCAGAGGCTAAGGACCGTGAAATCGTAGCGAGAAA GCTAAGAGAGCATGTTGAGGGGCCAGACAACAATCCTCTTCTTATATTTCCTGAAGGAACATGTGTAAATAATCATTACACAGTTATGTTCAAGAAG GGTGCTTTTGAACTTGGTTGCACTGTTTGCCCAATCGCAATTAAGTACAACAAAATATTTGTCGACGCCTTTTGGAATAGTAGAAA GCAATCCTTCACAATGCATCTGTTGCAGCTTATGACATCATGGGCTGTTGTTTGTGATGTGTGGTACCTGGAGCCCCAAAATCTGAAACCTGGAGAAACACCTATTGAATTTGCAGAAAG GGTGAGGGACATTATTTCTGTTCGAGCGGGCCTTAAAAAGGTTCCATGGGATGGATACTTGAAATATTCTCGTCCTAGCCCTAAGCATCGTGAGCGAAA GCAACAGAGCTTTGCAGAATCAGTTTTGCGCCGCCTTGAGGAGAAATAG
- the LOC113708951 gene encoding glycerol-3-phosphate acyltransferase 9-like isoform X1 has product MSKMKASSSELDLDRPNIEDYLPSGSIQEPHGKLRLRDLLDISPTLTEAAGAIVDDSFTRCFKSIPSEPWNWNIYLFPLWCVGVLFRYLVLFPLRVIVLTVGWIIFLSCYIPVHLLLKGHDKLRKKLERCLVELICSFFVASWTGVVKYHGPRPSIRPKQVFVANHTSMIDFIILEQMTAFAVIMQKHPGWVGLLQSTILESVGCIWFNRSEAKDREIVARKLREHVEGPDNNPLLIFPEGTCVNNHYTVMFKKGAFELGCTVCPIAIKYNKIFVDAFWNSRKQSFTMHLLQLMTSWAVVCDVWYLEPQNLKPGETPIEFAERVRDIISVRAGLKKVPWDGYLKYSRPSPKHRERKQQSFAESVLRRLEEK; this is encoded by the exons atGAGTAAAATGAAAGCTTCGAGCTCGGAATTGGATTTGGATCGACCAAATATCGAGGACTATCTGCCCTCTGGATCCATCCAGGAACCTCACGGCAAACTTCGCCT gcgTGATTTGCTCGACATTTCCCCTACCCTCACTGAGGCCGCTGGTGCCATTGTTGAT GACTCCTTCACACGATGTTTCAAGTCGATTCCTTCAGAACCATGGAACTGGAATATATATCTCTTTCCTTTGTGGTGCGTGGGTGTCCTTTTCAGATACTTAGTTCTTTTTCCATTAAG GGTAATCGTGTTGACAGTAGGATGGATAATATTTCTCTCATGCTATATTCCAGTGCATTTGCTATTGAAAGGGCATGACAAGTTGAGAAAAAAATTGGAG AGGTGTCTTGTGGAGTTGATTTGCAGTTTCTTTGTGGCATCATGGACTGGGGTTGTCAAATATCATGGTCCACGTCCTAGCATCCGGCCTAAGCAA GTATTTGTAGCAAATCATACATCAATGATTGATTTCATTATTCTGGAACAGATGACTGCATTTGCTGTAATTATGCAGAAGCATCCAGGGTGGGTTG GGTTATTGCAAAGCACTATTTTAGAAAGTGTTGGATGCATCTGGTTCAACCGTTCAGAGGCTAAGGACCGTGAAATCGTAGCGAGAAA GCTAAGAGAGCATGTTGAGGGGCCAGACAACAATCCTCTTCTTATATTTCCTGAAGGAACATGTGTAAATAATCATTACACAGTTATGTTCAAGAAG GGTGCTTTTGAACTTGGTTGCACTGTTTGCCCAATCGCAATTAAGTACAACAAAATATTTGTCGACGCCTTTTGGAATAGTAGAAA GCAATCCTTCACAATGCATCTGTTGCAGCTTATGACATCATGGGCTGTTGTTTGTGATGTGTGGTACCTGGAGCCCCAAAATCTGAAACCTGGAGAAACACCTATTGAATTTGCAGAAAG GGTGAGGGACATTATTTCTGTTCGAGCGGGCCTTAAAAAGGTTCCATGGGATGGATACTTGAAATATTCTCGTCCTAGCCCTAAGCATCGTGAGCGAAA GCAACAGAGCTTTGCAGAATCAGTTTTGCGCCGCCTTGAGGAGAAATAG
- the LOC113708913 gene encoding lysM domain-containing GPI-anchored protein 2: MDYRSSRGRALLRGLSLVCSVGVLFVIFSSAAAEPFQCNSSGTCDALVDYVLPNSTTLSRVQTLFNVKNLTSILGANNLPLSTPPQRTFPANQTLKIPFACICTKGATGKSNKLPIYTVVPNDFLYHIAAEVFSGLVTSQQIQATNNISNANLIYAGQKLWIPLPCSCDQVDGQMVVHYGYAVPARSSVDGIAQQYNTTADVLLRLNGLASPNDLKAGAILDVPLKACASMVSNTSLDYPLLVPNGTYTLTATNCVKCNCDAANNWTLNCEPSQIKSSVWSSCPSMQCQGTDNLYLGNTTSSSCSRSTCAYAGYYNNRTISTTTALDSTCPASNNNSSAMSMQGSWKRNLWLFVLVQVLVLCVWI, from the exons ATGGATTACCGTAGCAGCAGAGGACGGGCGCTTCTGCGGGGTTTAAGTTTAGTTTGTTCAGTAGGAGTACTATTCGTGATTTTCTCGTCCGCCGCAGCCGAGCCCTTTCAATGCAACTCCAGCGGCACTTGTGACGCCCTGGTTGATTACGTGCTCCCCAACTCCACCACCCTCTCCCGCGTCCAGACCCTCTTCAACGTCAAGAACCTCACCTCCATCCTGGGCGCCAATAACCTCCCGCTCTCCACCCCTCCCCAACGAACTTTCCCCGCCAACCAGACTCTCAAGATTCCTTTCGCCTGTATCTGCACCAAGGGGGCCACCGGCAAGTCCAACAAGCTCCCCATCTACACCGTGGTCCCCAACGACTTCCTCTACCACATAGCGGCTGAGGTCTTCTCTGGGTTGGTCACTTCCCAGCAAATCCAGGCTACCAATAACATCTCGAATGCCAACCTGATTTATGCGGGCCAGAAGTTGTGGATCCCACTGCCCTGCAGTTGTGACCAAGTGGACGGCCAGATGGTGGTTCACTACGGCTATGCGGTCCCAGCTAGGAGCAGCGTCGACGGAATTGCCCAGCAGTACAATACCACCGCCGATGTTCTGTTGCGCCTCAACGGACTGGCCAGTCCTAATGACCTCAAAGCCGGTGCTATTCTCGATGTTCCTCTTAAAG CCTGTGCCTCTATGGTAAGCAATACATCGCTGGACTATCCTTTACTTGTTCCTAATGGAACTTATACCTTGACTGCTACCAATTGTGTAAAGTGTAACTGTGATGCTGCGAACAACTGGAC GTTAAACTGCGAGCCATCCCAAATTAAATCATCCGTTTGGTCTTCCTGCCCTAGCATGCAGTGCCAAGGTACAGACAATCTGTACCTTGGCAATACAACATCTTCAAGTTGCAGTCGCTCGACCTGTGCCTATGCTGGTTACTACAACAACCGTACCATTTCCACAACCACAGCCTTGGACTCAACTTGCCCTG CATCTAATAATAACTCTTCAGCGATGAGCATGCAAGGCAGTTGGAAGAGGAACCTGTGGTTGTTTGTTCTTGTCCAGGTGCTGGTACTTTGTGTCTGGATTTAG
- the LOC113708100 gene encoding protein DETOXIFICATION 45, chloroplastic-like — protein MAATPVYFNGGIAVKGLTTGWAGNSGSGCQPPPLPPSQLSWRRPSANTSANLLRLYPLSANQPNKRFLSYSHTRNKCFISGPNHPLSSDCGVQSFNGETSDSIILHQHPAISTCNGGLQIHKIESELETISLSQSQIPDIRRELVMLSLPAIAGQAIEPLVQLMETAYVGRLGSLELASAGVSITIFNTISKLFNIPLLSVATSFVAEDISKNISQVSGTEMGDSTNGKPFDAQVGRQQLSSVSTALVLAIGIGIFEALALSFGSGFLLNLMGISHGSPMRAAAKQFLALRALGAPAFVVSLALQGIFRGFKDTKTPVFCLGFGNFTAILLFPLLMYHFGLGVSGAAISTVISQYIVTFAMILFLNKRVVLLPPKFGELQFGGYLKSGGFLIGRTLAVLLTMTLATSMAARQGPVAMAAHQICFQVWLAVSMLTDALAASSQALIASYLSRNDYGTVRELTQFVLKIGIFTGVSLAVVLGVSFNSLSTFFTKDTEVLKIIATGILFVSASQPINALAFIFDGLHYGASDFPYAARSMMLVGALSSAFLLYAPAKFGLPGVWSGLTLFMALRMMAGFIRIMSKDSPWWFLHGDFNRAKLAG, from the exons ATGGCTGCCACTCCTGTGTATTTCAACGGCGGTATAGCTGTTAAGGGATTAACGACTGGTTGGGCTGGGAATTCTGGTTCCGGGTGCCAACCGCCACCGCTGCCGCCGTCGCAGTTGTCATGGCGCCGTCCATCGGCCAACACGTCCGCAAATCTTCTTCGCCTGTACCCTTTATCCGCCAATCAACCCAACAAGCGATTTTTAAGTTATTCGCACACCAGGAATAAGTGCTTTATCTCAGGGCCCAACCATCCATTGAGTTCCGATTGCGGAGTGCAGTCTTTTAACGGGGAAACGTCGGATTCTATTATTCTCCACCAACACCCTGCTATCTCAACTTGTAATGGAGGCCTTCA GATTCATAAAATTGAGAGCGAGTTGGAAACTATTTCCTTGAGTCAATCTCAAATACCAGACATCAGGCGTGAGCTTGTAATGCTGTCTTTGCCTGCCATTGCGGGTCAGGCAATTGAGCCTTTGGTGCAGTTGATGGAGACAGCTTATGTTGGCCGCCTAG GCTCTTTGGAGCTGGCTTCTGCTGGTGTCTCCATAACaatatttaacaccatttcaaaGTTATTCAATATTCCTCTGCTGAGTGTTGCTACTTCTTTTGTGGCTGAGGACATCTCAAAGAACATAAGCCAAGTTTCTGGAACAG AAATGGGAGACAGCACCAATGGGAAACCATTTGATGCCCAAGTGGGAAGGCAGCAGCTATCCTCTGTATCTACAGCTTTAGTTCTAGCAATTGGCATTGGCATATTTGAAGCCTTAGCATTGTCATTTGGATCTGGATTTCTTCTCAATTTGATGGGCATATCACAT GGTTCTCCTATGCGTGCCGCAGCAAAACAATTTCTTGCTCTGAGAGCACTTGGTGCTCCtgcttttgttgtttctttggCTCTCCAAGGCATTTTCCGTGGTTTTAAGGATACAAAGACTCCAGTATTTTGTCTAG GTTTTGGTAATTTTACAGCTATACTTTTGTTTCCATTACTTATGTATCATTTTGGACTGGGTGTATCTGGAGCTGCAATCTCTACGGTCATATCGCA ATACATCGTGACCTTTGCAATGATCTTATTTTTGAATAAGAGGGTTGTACTACTGCCCCCAAAGTTTGGAGAGTTGCAGTTTGGGGGTTATTTGAAATCTG GTGGCTTTCTAATTGGGCGAACACTTGCTGTCCTTCTGACGATGACACTTGCCACGTCAATGGCTGCTCGCCAAGGTCCTGTAGCAATGGCTGCTCATCAGATATGCTTCCAAGTATGGTTGGCTGTATCTATGCTCACAGATGCTTTGGCAGCATCATCTCAG GCCTTGATTGCCAGTTATTTATCAAGAAATGATTATGGAACTGTCAGGGAACTTACACAATTTGTATTGAAG ATTGGAATATTCACGGGAGTTTCATTAGCTGTGGTTTTGGGTGTTTCATTTAATTCGCTGTCCACTTTCTTTACAAAGGACACTGAAGTATTAAAAATCATTGCAACTGGTATACTG TTTGTCAGTGCTAGTCAACCTATAAATGCTTTGGCATTTATTTTTGATGGCCTTCATTATGGTGCTTCAGACTTCCCTTATGCTGCTCGTTCTATG ATGCTGGTTGGGGCCCTATCTTCTGCATTTTTGCTATATGCTCCAGCAAAGTTTGGTCTCCCTGGTGTCTGGTCAGGCTTGACTCTCTTCATGGCATTGCGAATGATGGCTGGATTTATCAG AATAATGTCAAAAGACAGTCCATGGTGGTTTCTGCATGGTGACTTTAATAGAGCCAAG CTTGCTGGTTGA
- the LOC113708101 gene encoding isocitrate dehydrogenase [NAD] regulatory subunit 1, mitochondrial — MARRSLKPILHHLLRPSRLSSARSVTYMPRPGDGAPRAVTLIPGDGIGPLVTGAVEQVMDAMHAPVYFEKYDVHGDMKSIPPEVIDSIRKNKVCLKGGLKTPVGGGVHSLNVQLRKDLDLYASLVHCFNLRGLPTRHDNVNIVVIRENTEGEYSGLEHEVVPGVVESLKVMTKFCSERIAKYAFEYAYLNNRKIVTAVHKANIMKLADGLFLESCREVASKYPSIKYNEVIVDNCCMQLVSKPEQFDVMVTPNLYGNLVANTAAGIAGGTGVMPGGNVGADHAVFEQGASAGNVGNEKVVEQRKANPVALLLSSAMMLRHLQFPSFADRLETAVKRVIAEGKYRTKDLGGDSNTQEVVDAVIASLD, encoded by the exons ATGGCCAGACGATCCCTAAAACCGATCCTCCACCACCTCCTCCGCCCCTCCCGCCTTTCCTCCGCCCGATCCGTCACCTACATGCCTCGTCCCGGCGACGGCGCTCCCCGTGCCGTCACCCTCATTCCTGGTGACGGAATCGGCCCCCTCGTCACCGGCGCCGTCGAGCAGGTCATGGACGCCATGCACGCCCCCGTCTACTTCGAGAAATACGACGTCCACGGCGACATGAAGAGCATCCCCCCCGAGGTCATCGACTCCATCCGCAAGAACAAGGTCTGCCTCAAGGGCGGCCTCAAGACCCCCGTCGGCGGCGGCGTTCACTCCCTCAACGTCCAGCTCCGCAAGGACCTCGATCTCTACGCTTCCCTCGTCCACTGCTTTAATCTCAGGGGCCTCCCCACCCGCCACGATAACGTCAATATCGTCGTCATTAGGGAGAATACCGAGGGCGAATACTCCGGCCTCGAGCACGAGGTCGTTCCTGGCGTCGTCGAGAGCCTTAag GTGATGACAAAGTTCTGCTCTGAGCGAATCGCTAAATACGCCTTTGAGTATGCCTATCTCAACAATCGCAAGATTGTTACTGCCGTCCACAAAGCCAACATTATGAAACTTGCTGACGGTCTTTTCTTAGAATCCTGTCGCGAGGTTGCCAGCAAATACCCCAGTATCAAGTACAATGAGGTCATTGTGGACAACTGCTGCATGCAACTCGTCTCCAAGCCTGAGCAATTTGATGTCATG GTCACTCCAAACCTGTATGGGAATCTTGTGGCAAATACAGCTGCTGGTATCGCTGGAGGCACTGGTGTCATGCCTGGAG GTAATGTTGGGGCTGATCATGCCGTTTTTGAGCAAGGTGCATCAGCTGGAAATGTGGGGAATGAGAAGGTAGTGGAGCAAAGGAAGGCTAACCCCGTGGCTTTGCTTCTTTCATCAGCCATGATGTTGAGACATCTGCAGTTTCCATCATTTGCTGATCGACTAGAAACTGCAGTGAAACGTGTAATAGCAGAGGGTAAATACAGAACTAAAGATCTCGGTGGAGACAGCAACACCCAAGAAGTTGTGGATGCTGTCATAGCAAGTCTGGACTAA
- the LOC113708584 gene encoding SEC1 family transport protein SLY1-like: MALNLRQKQTDCILRMLNLNQPLNPGAGAGDDEEVYKILIYDRFCQDILSPLIHVKDLRKHGVTLYFLIDKDRKPVLDVPALYFVQPTPHNIRRIVLDASNSLYDSFHLNFSSSIPRPLLEDLASGTLNSDSIHRISKVHDHYLEFVTLEDNLFSLAHKACYLQLNDPSAGDKDIEDIVDRIVAGLFSVLATLSVVPVIRCPRGGPAEMVASRLDQRLQDHLLAKNNLFTEGGNFASSFQRPVLCIFDRNFELSVAIQHDFRYRPLVHDVLGLRLNKLNVQGEKGGMKSYELDGSDPFWVANGALEFPDVAVEIETQLNKYKKDVEEVNRKTGGGGDVDFDGNTKHLMNAVNSLPELTERKNVIDKHTNIATALLGEIKERSLDSYAKKESDMMVRGGIDRNELVGVLKGKGSKSDKLRFAIMYLISTENIPQSEIEMVESALRESEVDTSAFQYVKRIKSLNVSLASASAASRSNIVDWAERLYGQSISAVTAGVKNLLSSDHQLALTRTVEALMEGKPNPEVESYLAFDPRAPKSSSGASSSHLKGPFKEAIVFMIGGGNYVEYGSLLELAHRQQPVRHVIYGTTEILTGGEFVEQLASLGHKMGLGSSAAAAAAPPAH; encoded by the exons ATGGCGCTGAATCTCCGGCAAAAGCAAACCG ACTGCATTCTCCGCATGCTGAATCTGAACCAACCGCTGAATCCCGGAGCCGGCGCCGGCGACGACGAGGAGGTCTACAAGATCCTGATCTACGATCGCTTCTGCCAAGACATCCTTTCTCCCCTCATCCACGTCAAGGACCTCCGCAAGCACGGCGTTACCCTTTACTTCCTCATCGACAAGGACCGCAAGCCCGTCCTCGACGTCCCTGCCCTCTACTTCGTCCAGCCCACTCCCCACAACATCCGCCGCATCGTCCTCGACGCCTCCAATTCCCTCTACGATTCCTTCCATCTCAACTTCTCCTCCTCCATTCCCAGGCCCTTGCTCGAAGATCTAGCCTCCGGTACCCTCAACTCCGACTCCATCCACCGCATCTCCAAAGTCCACGATCACTACTTGGAGTTTGTCACCTTGGAAGATAACTTGTTTTCCCTCGCCCACAAGGCTTGCTACCTTCAGCTCAATGATCCCTCAGCCGGGGACAAGGACATTGAGGACATCGTTGACAGAATCGTCGCCGGCCTCTTCTCCGTCCTGGCTACTCTTTCCGTTGTTCCCGTGATTAGGTGCCCCCGCGGCGGCCCTGCCGAGATGGTGGCCTCCCGCCTGGATCAGCGTTTGCAGGACCATCTCTTGGCCAAGAACAATCTCTTTACCGAGGGCGGAAACTTCGCCAGCTCCTTCCAGAGGCCCGTCTTGTGCATTTTCGATCGGAATTTTGAGCTGTCGGTGGCCATTCAGCACGACTTTAGGTATAGGCCGTTGGTGCACGATGTGCTCGGATTGAGACTGAATAAGCTGAATGTGCAGGGCGAGAAGGGCGGGATGAAATCCTACGAGCTGGATGGGTCTGATCCCTTCTGGGTTGCAAACGGAGCGTTGGAGTTCCCGGATGTGGCTGTTGAGATTGAGACTCAGTTGAACAAGTACAAGAAGGATGTGGAGGAAGTCAACCGGAAGACTGGCGGAGGCGGTGATGTGGACTTCGATGGTAACACTAAGCATCTGATGAATGCGGTCAATTCTCTTCCGGAGCTGACTGAACGGAAGAACGTGATTGACAAGCACACAAATATTGCTACTGCGCTCTTGGGTGAGATCAAGGAGAGGTCTCTTGATTCCTACGCCAAGAAAGAGAGTGACATGATGGTGAGGGGTGGAATTGATCGAAATGAGCTCGTAGGAGTGCTCAAGGGAAAGGGGTCCAAGTCGGATAAGCTGCGCTTTGCTATCATGTATCTTATTTCTACCGAAAACATCCCGCAGTCAGAGATTGAAATGGTCGAATCGGCATTGAGGGAGTCTGAGGTGGATACTAGCGCATTCCAGTATGTCAAGAGGATAAAGTCGTTAAATGTTTCGTTGGCATCAGCAAGTGCCGCTAGCAGGAGCAACATTGTTGATTGGGCTGAGAGACTCTACGGGCAGTCAATTAGCGCTGTCACTGCTGGTGTGAAGAATCTGTTGTCTAGTGATCATCAGTTAGCCTTGACTAGAACGGTGGAAGCGCTAATGGAGGGGAAACCAAATCCTGAAGTTGAATCCTATCTTGCTTTTGATCCCCGTGCGCCAAAATCGAGCTCTGGAGCAAGCAGCAGTCACCTGAAGGGACCATTTAAAGAAGCTATTGTGTTTATGATTGGTGGTGGAAACTATGTGGAGTACGGAAGTCTGCTGGAGCTGGCTCACCGGCAGCAGCCTGTCAGACATGTTATCTACGGCACAACAGAGATTCTCACTGGTGGAGAGTTTGTGGAGCAGCTTGCGTCGCTGGGACATAAGATGGGATTAGGAAGCAGTGCTGCTGCTGCCGCCGCTCCCCCAGCCCATTGA